TTCGCGGAGTTTGCCGAGGTCGGGTGGCGCCCCGTCGCGGTCTATTTTCTTGCCACGGCGGCCAACACCGCGCTCGCACTGGGGGCTGCCTGGCTGCTGTTTGGGAACGCATGGTAACCGGAGGGCAATGGTTGGGAAGAACGGGTCGCCACCGTCTGAATCATTGACCGCTGACTGTTGACCAATGACACGGTCGTCAATGACCATTTACGCCATAGGAACTGAGAGGAGATGAGGACGGAAGGTCCCCAGCGCCGCGTGATCGCGGTGGCGCCCATGCCGCCGGAGAAATCCGCCTACGCGCTGGCCCGCTACAGCCGCTCGCCGGATTCGATCGAGGACAGCATCCGCTGGGTCCATACGCATTCCTCCGAGAAGTTCTGGGAGCAGTTCTATTTCGATTACGGGCACGCCTCGATCGCCGATCTGGGGCACGCCATCGTCTGTTTCGAACACATCTCGGAACTCGCGGCGATCCGACTCGAGGACGAACCGCTATGGGACGGTCAAGCCAAGTCCAGTCGTTACCAGAACTTCGCCTCCAGCGCGTGGTACGTGCCGGACTCCGTGCGCGGTACCGAAACGGAAGGGACCTATCACGGCATTCTTCGCAGCCTGGCCAACGTCTACCGCACGCTGCATGAGCCGCTGGTGCGGTTTCTGTCCGAGCGCGAGCCCCGCCCTGAATCCATGACGCCGGCGCAATACCAGCGGACGATCGCGGCCCGTGCGTTCGACGTGACACGCTACCTCCTGCCGCTGGCGGCCCGCACCAACGTCGGCCAGGTGGTGAGCATCAGGACGCTCGAAAAACAGATTACGCGGCTGCTCTCCTCCCAGTTGCCGGAGCTGCGGGCGATCGGGGAAGAACTGAAAGAAGCCTGCCAGCGTCCTCCTGTCGACCTTTGGGCCGAGCTTTCGGGGCAGACGGCCGGCCCGGCCGAGCCCCTGGCGCCGACGCTCGCGCGGCATGCCAAGGCGAGTCCGTATCAGGCCGAGGTGTACGCGGACCTGGCGCGGCACGCGCGCGAAGTGCTGAAAGGGACCGGGCTTCCCGATCATCCGGACGTGGTGAAGGCGACCACGAGACTGGAAGGCCAGGGGGTCGAGGAGTCGGTGGACCTCATTGAGCCTCATCACCCCCTGGACGAACTGGTCGCGACGCTGTTCTATCGCGTGACGCAGGCGCCGTATCGGAACATCCTCGCCGTCGTCCGCGAGTGGACCGAGAAGCAGAAGCGGGACACGGTCGAAGTCGCGCTGCGGAAGCGCGGGCCCTATGACGAACTGATCAAGGAGTTCCGAAGCGGGTACGCGTTCATCTTCGACATCCTCATGGACATCGGGGGCTGGCGGGACCTGCACCGGCACCGGCGTTGCCAGCAGGTCCAGCAGAACTTCACGACCGTCCACGGATACGACGTCCCGGCCGCGCTCGTCCAAGCCGGGCTCGAGCGGGACTATCAGGACGCCATGGACGCCGTGAAATCCGACATCGAGCGGTTGCGCAAAACCAGCCAGGAAGCCGCGCTCTATGCGATTCCCTTCGGCTTCAGGGTCCGCTGTCTGTTTAAGATGGACTTCGCGGAGGCGGAGTACATCGCCAGGCTCCGATCGGGCGTGAAGGGACACTGGTCGTACCGGACCATCGCCTGGTCGATGAAGCGGAAACTCGCCCAGCGTTACCCGACACTGGGCGATCTGGTGCAGGCGACACCGCCTGACGTGGAGGACACGCTCACCCGATAGAGCACGCCCGGAGTGACGGAACATGAAAAGCCGGCTGCAGTTCCGCGGGCATCCGATTCACGCCATGATGGTGGGATTTCCCATCGGGCTGTACTCCTCGGCGCTTGTGTGCGATGTCCTCTATCTTCTGCTCCGCGACGCCTTCTGGTTTCGCGCCGCTTACTGGGCGTTGGTGTTCGGGGTGGTGACGCACCTGGGCGCCGCTGCCACCGGGTTTCCCGATTTTCTGGCGATCATCAGGGAGCGGACGGCGGCCGCCAGGCACCCGGCCCTGTCGCATCTCATCTTCGGAATCGGTTTGCTGGTCATCCAAGGGTTGAATCTGGCGGTGCGGAACGGGGGCGATCTCCCGGCCTCCGGCTCCGTCGCGCTCCCGGTGATCGTCAATGTGATCGGCGCGGCGCTGACCGGGGTGCAGGGCTGGTACGGAGGCGAGCTGGTCTACCGCCATTTCGTCGGGATCGACCTGCCGGAGACGGCGCCGCCGGGCAAGCACCAGAAGGACAAGAGGCACCATTGAGCATGTCGGACTACGCGGTTCGGATCGAAGGCGCCCTTCTGCAGGGTGACTGGGACGCGGCGTTCCGGGAAGCGACGGCGTGGGCGCAGACGGTGCCCGCGGACCGGCGCGAGCCGCGGCCGTACTTCGCTCTCAACGTCGTGCATCTTATCAGAGGGCAGTTCGCGGAGGCCTGGAAGATTCACGCCAAAGCGTTGCAGGAAAGCGAGGACATCGAGGTGATCCGAGCCTGGATGGAGGACTTGCGGGCCCGGCATCCGGACAACGCCCTTGTCCATTTGGTCATGGGTTTGTTTCTCGCCCAGTCGGGCAAATCCGAGCAGTCGGTGGATTGTTACAAGGAAGCCATGCGGCTCGATCCGCTCTCCGCCTATCCGCACTATTTTCTCGCGCAGATTCACGAGCGCGCGGACCGCCCGGAATTGGCGATCAAGGAGTACCGCGAAGCCGTCAAGCTGGACCCGACCTACATCCCGGCCCGGACCAACCTGGGTGTGGCCTATCAAGAACAGGGCCGGCTCGAAATGGCGATTCCCCAGTATCGTGAAGTGATCCGCCTGAATCCGAACGACGCGATCGCCCATGCGAATCTCGCCTGCGCGCTCTTGGAGCAAGGCAAAACGGAGGCGGCGCTGTTGGAGTACAAGGAGGCCGTTCGCCTGAATCCCCAGGACTCGGAGGTGCGTTACGCGCTGGGCGGTTTGTACGAAAGCCGGGGACGGAAAGATCTGGCGCTGAAGGAATATGAAGCGGCGGTCCAGGCCAATCCGGATTTCGCGCCCCCTCGCGTCGCGATCGGCTGGATGCTGTTTGAAAAAGGAAACCTGGGGGACGCGATGGACGCCTTCAACCGGGCATTGAAAGCCGATCCCGAGAATGCGCGCGCGTACCTGGGCGTCGCGAAAGTGTACGCCTGTCGCGGGAAGGTGCAGACCGCGATCGACA
This genomic window from Nitrospirota bacterium contains:
- a CDS encoding DUF2231 domain-containing protein, with product MKSRLQFRGHPIHAMMVGFPIGLYSSALVCDVLYLLLRDAFWFRAAYWALVFGVVTHLGAAATGFPDFLAIIRERTAAARHPALSHLIFGIGLLVIQGLNLAVRNGGDLPASGSVALPVIVNVIGAALTGVQGWYGGELVYRHFVGIDLPETAPPGKHQKDKRHH
- a CDS encoding tetratricopeptide repeat protein, with protein sequence MSDYAVRIEGALLQGDWDAAFREATAWAQTVPADRREPRPYFALNVVHLIRGQFAEAWKIHAKALQESEDIEVIRAWMEDLRARHPDNALVHLVMGLFLAQSGKSEQSVDCYKEAMRLDPLSAYPHYFLAQIHERADRPELAIKEYREAVKLDPTYIPARTNLGVAYQEQGRLEMAIPQYREVIRLNPNDAIAHANLACALLEQGKTEAALLEYKEAVRLNPQDSEVRYALGGLYESRGRKDLALKEYEAAVQANPDFAPPRVAIGWMLFEKGNLGDAMDAFNRALKADPENARAYLGVAKVYACRGKVQTAIDNYTKALKYERDPQKKNEIMNQLFKEGGTWDT
- a CDS encoding FAD-dependent thymidylate synthase: MRTEGPQRRVIAVAPMPPEKSAYALARYSRSPDSIEDSIRWVHTHSSEKFWEQFYFDYGHASIADLGHAIVCFEHISELAAIRLEDEPLWDGQAKSSRYQNFASSAWYVPDSVRGTETEGTYHGILRSLANVYRTLHEPLVRFLSEREPRPESMTPAQYQRTIAARAFDVTRYLLPLAARTNVGQVVSIRTLEKQITRLLSSQLPELRAIGEELKEACQRPPVDLWAELSGQTAGPAEPLAPTLARHAKASPYQAEVYADLARHAREVLKGTGLPDHPDVVKATTRLEGQGVEESVDLIEPHHPLDELVATLFYRVTQAPYRNILAVVREWTEKQKRDTVEVALRKRGPYDELIKEFRSGYAFIFDILMDIGGWRDLHRHRRCQQVQQNFTTVHGYDVPAALVQAGLERDYQDAMDAVKSDIERLRKTSQEAALYAIPFGFRVRCLFKMDFAEAEYIARLRSGVKGHWSYRTIAWSMKRKLAQRYPTLGDLVQATPPDVEDTLTR